One stretch of Cydia fagiglandana chromosome 18, ilCydFagi1.1, whole genome shotgun sequence DNA includes these proteins:
- the LOC134673300 gene encoding DNA polymerase iota — MDDRIMDCSSSSYTEGEHEHPRTIIHIDIDCFYAQVEMLRCPELRSVPLGVQQKNFVITSNYEARRCGVHKCMLVNEALKVCPDIKLVNGEDLTNYRAASNKIFELLSSWKCPVEKLGMDENFIDVTKLVQDKLKSADVNNITVPGHVYEEPTTECACGCHMRLKLASQIANEMRQRIYNELGFTTCAGIAHNKLLAKLICPLHKPNDQTTMFPEHAEGFMSSLPSVRSIPSIGSKTSEALVTQKIITVADLQGVPLEFLKKHFNSDMAVRLKSLSLGNDNTPVKQSGKPQSIGLEDSFKTVSVKSEVEEKFSALLQRLLVLVREDGRIPVSLRVTLRKKDAKRLSSHRESRQCQISPSIFTISNGTLSVTPAGQQKLLSIIMRLFNKLIDLSKPFHLTLVGLAFTKFQERMTGRSSIVNYLMNDISVQSVLNLQNDCDTSVSSMDYSAPSPSSSTTTDLSDAEVEPSPKKPKKVNWIAKKRCLSKGDVASPSKLKVGELRLNSKELEKVSELRLNSRDRSLTPRASPAKDNMSDNSDTMKDVAEGGCDNCPSDVDKEVFSALPYEMQQELKAMWKNPSGSGVARSSPRTMNKAKPNTILTYFVPHK, encoded by the exons ATGGACGACAG AATCATGGATTGCAGCAGTTCCAGTTACACCGAGGGCGAGCACGAGCACCCGCGTACAATTATACACATCGACATCGACTGTTTTTACGCTCAAGTAGAGATGCTGCGCTGTCCGGAACTGCGGTCGGTGCCGCTCGGGGTGCAACAGAAGAACTTCGTGATCACGAGCAACTACGAGGCGCGCCGCTGCGGCGTGCACAAGTGCATGCTCGTCAACGAGGCGCTCAAGGTGTGTCCCGACATCAAGCTGGTCAACGGAGAAGATCTCACGAATTACAGGGCAGCTTCTAACAAAATATTCGAACTGTTATCCAGTTGGAAATGTCCCGTCGAAAAATTGGGCATGGACGAAAACTTTATAGATGTCACAAAGTTAGTACAAGACAAGTTAAAAAGTGCAGATGTGAACAATATAACTGTGCCTGGACACGTATACGAAGAGCCGACGACGGAGTGCGCCTGCGGGTGCCACATGAGACTGAAATTAGCATCACAAATAGCAAATGAAATGAGACAGAGGATATACAATGAATTAGGTTTCACAACTTGTGCGGGTATTGCACATAACAAACTGTTGGCAAAGCTAATCTGTCCACTTCACAAGCCTAATGACCAGACCACCATGTTCCCAGAACATGCAGAGGGCTTCATGTCCTCACTGCCTAGTGTGCGGTCCATTCCAAGCATAGGTTCAAAGACTTCAGAAGCACTTGTGACACAGAAAATTATTACAGTGGCGGACTTACAGGGAGTACCTTTAGAGTTTCTAAAGAAGCATTTTAACAGTGACATGGCTGTCAGATTGAAGAGCCTAAGTTTAGGGAATGACAATACTCCAGTGAAGCAGTCCGGAAAGCCCCAGAGCATAGGGTTGGAGGACAGTTTCAAGACTGTTAGTGTTAAGAGTGAGGTGGAAGAAAAATTTTCTGCTCTGCTCCAGAGACTCCTGGTGCTAGTTAGGGAGGATGGACGCATTCCTGTCTCGCTCCGAGTGACTCTGCGGAAAAAGGATGCCAAGAGACTTAGCAGTCACCGGGAATCCAGACAGTGTCAGATCTCACCATCCATCTTCACAATATCCAATGGCACATTATCCGTCACTCCAGCAGGGCAGCAGAAACTCTTAAGTATCATTATGAGATTATTTAACAAACTCATTGACTTGTCCAAACCATTCCATTTGACATTAGTAGGGCTGGCATTTACCAAGTTCCAGGAACGCATGACAGGAAGGAGTTCCATAGTCAACTACCTTATGAATGACATATCCGTCCAGTCTGTACTGAACTTGCAAAATGACTGTGACACCTCGGTCTCATCCATGGACTATTCCGCTCCCTCTCCAAGCAGCAGCACAACAACTGACTTGTCTGACGCGGAAGTGGAACCCTCGCCTAAGAAGCCCAAAAAAGTGAATTGGATAGCAAAAAAAAGATGTTTATCTAAAGGGGACGTAGCATCACCAAGCAAGCTGAAAGTGGGAGAGTTACGACTGAACTCTAAAGAGTTAGAGAAAGTTTCAGAGCTCAGACTGAATTCTCGAGATAGATCCTTAACTCCTAGAGCGAGTCCAGCTAAAGACAATATGTCTGACAACTCAGATACTATGAAAGATGTTGCAGAAGGAGGCTGTGATAACTGTCCCAGCGACGTAGACAAGGAGGTGTTCAGTGCGCTGCCGTACGAGATGCAGCAGGAGCTGAAGGCTATGTGGAAGAACCCCTCGGGCTCCGGTGTGGCGCGGAGTAGCCCCCGAACAATGAACAAAGCTAAACCGAACACAATCTTAACATATTTTGTTCCACACAAATAG
- the LOC134673440 gene encoding conserved oligomeric Golgi complex subunit 2, translating to MENDTAGFTLPPAPGGLCFDRNDFVKTNFSVDNFLADHQNVSSLETMRDDLGAYLKVLRLAMIELINKDYANFVNLSATLIGFDKAITKIQTPLTQLNGEVLGVKQCLDDAMKELSMWLNQRHGLQKKKQLLRYYSQTINSLSTLDNILQDFPNKKNHEQIALADRAAMQYNQLKFTISKCDSLIKSDQKTQFNNIGEKLIQHLNDLLFQFWNDSDENNMLKALLTLASLGRVTETEMLVRKQAIAPLLQDIISEPALQRSKDGLQGVYERILALLDTKLKLLHSVMEHSKMSFLVKQYRFLVNCFWCEVESRLEVNLASIFAPGNPKIFYRRYNESVQFVRKLEKYCGDQDMVRLLHKTAEYKSFQKRWNLPVYFQIRFQEIAGGFEATLQSTPTKQDQDGLVLKETSSCWIALQQCWSDGVYIEALAHKFWKLSLQLLARYSTWCCTICTQKTAKLEPTSVNRTLIDNSISIYVDTQTLLRRLPQFLQSVEPKLPCQNKDLLRQTLKTTEETLQGTRHKIKESIVNEMFDYFNIQLKQVSDIPRLYRKTNRSVPTKPCTYIDVVSREVHQFNENGRKRLDNAFMQEIFEALFNVMTESYYKYVEDVLTSVQKTEESLRRLKQIREKTAQQSSDSSGPTDGEKIRLQLSVDVVSYGALARAMQVDVNAMQKYKELNSMVTEAVKSIDIK from the exons ATGGAGAACGACACTGCGGGGTTTACCCTGCCCCCTGCGCCGGGGGGTTTGTGCTTCGATCGAAACGATTTCGTCAAG ACAAATTTTTCCGTGGATAACTTCCTCGCGGACCACCAGAATGTCTCTTCTCTGGAGACTATGCGAGATGATTTGGGCGCTTATTTAAAGGTGCTAAGGCTGGCGATGATAGAGTTAATTAACAAGGACTACGCTAATTTCGTCAATTTGTCGGCGACGCTCATCGGTTTCGACAAAGCCATCACGAAAATTCAGACGCCTCTGACGCAACTCAATGGGGAAGTTTTG gGTGTAAAACAATGCCTAGATGATGCCATGAAAGAGTTATCAATGTGGCTCAACCAAAGACATGGTCTACAGAAGAAAAAACAACTCTTAAGATACTACAGTCAAACTATCAACAGTTTGTCCACCTTGGATAATATTTTACAAGATTTTCCCAATAAGAAAAATCATGAACAGATAGCATTAGCTGACCGAGCAGCTATGCAGTACAACCAATTGAAATTTACCATCTCCAAATGTGACAGTTTAATCAAATCCGATCAGAAAACACAATTCAACAATATTGGAGAAAAACTAATACAACATTTAAATGATCTTTTATTCCAATTCTGGAATGATAGTGATGAAAATAACATGCTTAAAGCATTATTAACACTGGCATCTTTAGGTAGAGTTACAGAAACAGAAATGCTCGTAAGAAAGCAGGCCATAGCTCCTTTACTGCAGGACATTATAAGTGAGCCAGCGCTACAACGGAGCAAAGACGGTCTCCAAGGAGTTTACGAAAGAATTCTAGCTTTACTAGATACAAAACTTAAGCTTCTACACTCTGTAATGGAACATTCCAAGATGTCTTtcctcgttaagcagtatagatTCTTAGTCAATTGTTTTTGGTGCGAGGTGGAGAGTCGGCTGGAAGTTAATTTGGCTTCTATATTTGCGCCTGGCAACCCCAAGATATTCTACAGGAGGTATAATGAGAGTGTTCAGTTTGTGAGGAAGCTGGAGAAGTACTGCGGAGACCAGGACATGGTGCGGCTGCTGCATAAGACAGCGGAGTATAAGAGCTTTCAGAAGAGATGGAACTTGCCTGTGTACTTTCAGATAAGGTTTCAAGAGATTGCAG GTGGTTTTGAAGCAACTCTACAAAGTACCCCAACGAAACAAGACCAAGATGGTCTGGTGCTAAAAGAGACCTCCAGCTGCTGGATCGCCCTGCAGCAGTGCTGGTCGGACGGGGTCTACATTGAGGCCCTAGCCCACAAGTTCTGGAAGCTCTCGCTGCAGCTGCTGGCTCGATATTCCACTTGGTGCTGTACCATCTGTACCCAG AAAACTGCAAAATTAGAACCCACAAGTGTAAATAGGACCCTAATAGACAACAGTATTAGCATCTACGTGGACACGCAAACGCTCCTTCGAAGGCTACCCCAGTTCCTGCAGTCCGTCGAACCAAAACTACCTTGCCAGAACAAAGACCTACTTCGACAGACCTTGAAAACCACAGAGGAGACCCTCCAAGGCACGAGACACAAGATAAAAGAATCGATAGTCAACGAAATGTTCGATTATTTCAACATTCAGTTGAAGCAAGTTAGCGATATACCGCGTCTGTATAGGAAAACGAATAGGAGCGTGCCTACGAAACCTTGCACGTATATAGATGTGGTCAGCAGAGAGGTTCACCAGTTCAATGAGAACGGCAGGAAGCGATTAGATAACGCGTTTATGCAGGAGATATTCGAGGCGCTTTTCAATGTTATGACGGAGTC ATATTACAAGTACGTAGAAGATGTCCTCACATCTGTTCAGAAAACAGAAGAGTCCCTAAGAAGACTGAAGCAAATACGCGAGAAGACTGCTCAACAGAGCAGCGATAGTTCTGGCCCCACTGATGGGGAGAAAATCCGCCTTCAACTTAGTGTGGATGTAGTGTCCTACGGAGCCCTAGCGAGGGCAATGCAGGTGGACGTCAACGCAATGCAAAAGTATAAAGAACTTAACTCTATGGTCACGGAAGCTGTAAAAAGTATAGATATTAAATGA